One genomic region from Streptomyces sp. NBC_00582 encodes:
- a CDS encoding menaquinone biosynthetic enzyme MqnA/MqnD family protein — translation MDNSRTRPRVGHIQFLNCLPLYWGLARTGTLLDFELTKDTPEKLSEKLVRGDLDIGPITLVEFLRNADDLVAFPDIAVGCDGPVMSCVIVSQVPLEELDGARVALGSTSRTSVRLAQLLLADRFGVRPDYYTCPPDLSLMMQEAEAAVLIGDAALRANLLDGPRYGLQVHDLGALWKEWTGLPFVFAVWAARRDYLDRQPVITREVHQAFLASRNLSLEEVGKVAEQAARWEEFDERVLERYFTTLDFRFGTPQLNAVAEFARRVGPTTGFPADVKVDLLGP, via the coding sequence GTGGACAATTCTCGCACCCGGCCGCGCGTAGGCCACATCCAGTTCCTGAACTGCCTGCCCCTGTACTGGGGGCTCGCGAGAACGGGCACCCTCCTCGACTTCGAGCTCACCAAGGACACCCCGGAGAAGCTCAGCGAGAAGCTGGTGCGAGGGGACCTCGACATCGGGCCCATCACCCTGGTCGAGTTCCTCCGCAACGCCGACGACCTGGTCGCCTTCCCCGACATCGCGGTCGGCTGCGACGGCCCGGTCATGTCCTGCGTGATCGTCTCGCAGGTCCCGCTGGAGGAGCTGGACGGGGCACGGGTCGCCCTCGGCTCCACCTCCCGCACCTCCGTGCGCCTGGCCCAGCTCCTGCTGGCGGACCGTTTCGGCGTACGGCCCGACTACTACACGTGTCCGCCCGACCTCAGCCTGATGATGCAGGAGGCGGAGGCGGCCGTCCTGATCGGCGACGCGGCGCTGCGGGCCAACCTGCTCGACGGCCCGCGCTACGGCCTTCAGGTGCACGACCTCGGCGCGCTCTGGAAGGAGTGGACCGGGCTGCCGTTCGTCTTCGCCGTCTGGGCGGCCCGCCGGGACTATCTGGACCGGCAGCCGGTCATCACCCGCGAGGTCCATCAGGCCTTCCTCGCCTCCCGCAACCTCTCCCTGGAGGAGGTCGGCAAGGTCGCCGAGCAGGCGGCCCGCTGGGAGGAGTTCGACGAGCGGGTCCTGGAGCGGTACTTCACCACGCTCGACTTCCGCTTCGGCACCCCCCAGCTCAACGCGGTCGCGGAGTTCGCCCGCCGGGTGGGACCGACCACGGGCTTCCCGGCGGACGTGAAGGTGGATCTGCTGGGGCCGTGA
- a CDS encoding chitinase — protein sequence MRSFLKPMAGLSCLFALATAGCSAGSDGTSDAAPEPPDRSSSSPSASASEETSSRTAYAPYVSATEADDNDSAGSPATYNLAFVISDDSSCTPEWNGTEAVDDSAVSSRISALTDSGATVRVSFGGASGKELASTCDSASALAKAYGAALDAAGSGQADFDIEGDELTDSGSVALRSKAIALLQEERSDLEVSFTLPVMPSGLDDDGLALLESANKYDVQVSTVNLMTMNYGESYAGDMGAYAITSAKAAHEQLREVFGTSDETAWKGMALTSMIGTNDVDGETFSLADAAEVREFAEEKGVAWVSMWATFRDQQCEDGTDTDDALTNCSGVSQSSGAFGEAFSG from the coding sequence ATGAGGAGTTTCCTGAAGCCGATGGCGGGGCTCAGTTGCCTGTTTGCCCTGGCCACGGCGGGATGCTCCGCGGGGTCCGACGGCACATCGGACGCGGCGCCCGAGCCGCCCGATCGCAGCTCGTCGTCCCCGTCGGCGAGCGCCTCGGAGGAGACGTCCTCCCGTACCGCCTACGCGCCGTACGTCAGTGCGACGGAGGCCGACGACAACGACTCCGCGGGCTCGCCGGCGACGTACAACCTGGCCTTCGTCATCTCCGACGACAGCAGTTGCACGCCGGAGTGGAACGGGACGGAGGCCGTCGACGACTCGGCGGTGTCGTCCCGTATCTCGGCGCTGACCGATTCCGGCGCCACGGTCCGGGTCTCCTTCGGCGGGGCCTCCGGCAAGGAGCTGGCGTCGACCTGCGACAGCGCGTCGGCGCTGGCGAAGGCGTACGGCGCGGCCCTGGACGCGGCCGGCTCCGGCCAGGCCGACTTCGACATCGAGGGTGACGAGCTGACCGACTCCGGCTCGGTCGCCCTGCGCTCGAAGGCGATCGCGCTGCTCCAGGAGGAGCGGTCGGATCTGGAGGTCTCCTTCACCCTGCCGGTGATGCCGTCCGGGCTCGACGACGACGGGCTCGCGCTGCTGGAGTCCGCGAACAAGTACGACGTGCAGGTCTCCACGGTCAATCTGATGACGATGAACTACGGCGAGTCGTACGCGGGGGACATGGGGGCGTACGCGATCACCTCGGCGAAGGCGGCGCATGAGCAGTTGCGGGAGGTCTTCGGGACGTCGGACGAGACGGCGTGGAAGGGGATGGCGCTCACGTCGATGATCGGTACGAATGACGTGGACGGCGAGACGTTCTCGCTCGCGGACGCGGCCGAGGTGCGGGAGTTCGCGGAGGAGAAGGGGGTCGCGTGGGTGTCGATGTGGGCGACGTTTCGGGATCAGCAGTGTGAGGACGGGACGGACACGGATGACGCGTTGACCAATTGCAGTGGGGTTTCGCAGAGTTCGGGGGCATTCGGGGAGGCGTTCTCGGGGTAG
- a CDS encoding class I SAM-dependent methyltransferase: MTDTTDTTGITPTDDTTASAGPAFVTATRTFYDAIAEDYAERYRDEMAARPLERALLTAYAELVAPGGRVADLGCGPGRVTGFLAGRGLDVFGLDLSASMLAIARRENPGIRFAQGSMLKLDLPDGRLAGVVSFYSSIHTPLEELPALFAEFHRVLAPGSPLFLGFQVGDEPRHHDRPWGHPVALDFLRRRPEPMTELLTAAGFVPLSCTVREPDTAGGETTPHAFLILRKPAEAG, encoded by the coding sequence ATGACCGACACCACCGACACGACCGGGATCACCCCCACCGACGACACCACCGCCTCCGCCGGCCCCGCCTTCGTCACCGCCACCCGCACCTTCTACGACGCCATCGCCGAGGACTACGCCGAGCGCTACCGCGACGAGATGGCGGCCAGGCCGCTGGAGCGGGCCCTGCTGACGGCGTACGCCGAGCTGGTCGCCCCCGGGGGCCGCGTGGCGGACCTGGGGTGCGGGCCCGGGCGGGTGACGGGGTTCCTCGCCGGGCGGGGGCTCGACGTGTTCGGGCTGGACCTGTCGGCGTCGATGCTCGCGATCGCGCGCCGCGAGAACCCGGGGATCCGCTTCGCACAGGGCTCGATGCTGAAGCTGGACCTGCCCGACGGGCGGCTCGCCGGGGTGGTCTCCTTCTACTCCTCCATCCACACCCCGCTGGAGGAGCTGCCCGCCCTCTTCGCCGAGTTCCACCGCGTCCTCGCCCCCGGAAGCCCCCTCTTCCTCGGCTTCCAGGTCGGTGACGAGCCCCGGCACCACGATCGGCCCTGGGGCCACCCGGTGGCCCTGGACTTCCTCCGCAGGCGCCCGGAGCCGATGACCGAGCTGCTGACGGCGGCCGGCTTCGTCCCGTTGTCGTGCACGGTACGGGAGCCGGACACCGCCGGCGGCGAGACGACCCCGCACGCCTTCCTGATCCTGCGAAAGCCGGCCGAGGCCGGCTGA
- the mqnC gene encoding cyclic dehypoxanthinyl futalosine synthase, with translation MTEKADLQSVLDRAAEGGRITPEEALDLYRDAPLHALGAAADAVRRRKYAGTEHIATYIIERNINYTNVCVTACKFCAFYAAPKDTAKGWTRDLDDILRRCAETVELGGTQIMFQGGHHPDYGVEYYEKHFSAIKEAYPQLVIHSLGASEVEHMARISGVSVEEAISRIHAAGLDSFAGAGAELLPARPRKAIAPLKESGERWLEIMETAHGLGVESTSTMLMGTGETNAERIEHLRMIRDVQDRTGGFRAFIPYTYQPENNHLKGRTQATLFEYLRMIAIARLFMDNIQHIQGSWLTTGKEVGQLSLHYGADDLGSIMLEENVVSSAGAKHRSNRLEIIDLIRKAGRVPAQRSTTYEHLVVHDDPANDPVDERVMSHISSTAIEGGTAHPELKLLASN, from the coding sequence GTGACCGAGAAGGCCGACCTCCAGTCTGTGCTCGACCGTGCTGCCGAGGGCGGGCGGATCACCCCGGAGGAGGCGCTCGACCTCTACCGCGACGCGCCCCTGCACGCTCTGGGCGCCGCCGCCGACGCCGTACGCCGCCGTAAGTACGCCGGGACCGAGCACATCGCGACGTACATCATCGAGCGGAACATCAACTACACGAACGTGTGTGTCACGGCGTGCAAGTTCTGCGCCTTCTACGCCGCCCCCAAGGACACGGCGAAGGGCTGGACCCGCGACCTCGACGACATCCTGCGCCGCTGCGCCGAGACCGTCGAACTCGGCGGCACCCAGATCATGTTCCAGGGCGGCCACCACCCCGACTACGGCGTCGAGTACTACGAGAAGCACTTCTCCGCCATCAAGGAGGCCTACCCCCAGCTCGTGATCCACTCGCTGGGCGCCTCCGAGGTCGAGCACATGGCCCGGATCTCCGGCGTGTCGGTCGAGGAGGCCATCAGCCGCATTCACGCGGCCGGTCTCGACTCCTTCGCCGGCGCCGGCGCGGAACTGCTGCCCGCGCGGCCCCGCAAGGCCATCGCGCCCCTGAAGGAGTCCGGCGAGCGCTGGCTGGAGATCATGGAGACCGCGCACGGGCTGGGCGTCGAGTCCACGTCCACCATGCTCATGGGCACCGGCGAGACCAACGCCGAGCGGATCGAGCACCTGCGGATGATCCGTGACGTACAGGACCGGACGGGTGGCTTCCGGGCCTTCATCCCGTACACCTACCAGCCCGAGAACAACCATCTGAAGGGCCGCACGCAGGCGACCCTCTTCGAGTACCTGCGGATGATCGCCATCGCGCGCCTCTTCATGGACAACATCCAGCACATCCAGGGCTCCTGGCTCACCACCGGCAAGGAGGTGGGCCAGCTCTCCCTGCACTACGGCGCGGACGACCTCGGCTCGATCATGCTGGAGGAGAACGTCGTCTCCTCGGCCGGCGCCAAGCACCGCTCCAACCGGCTGGAGATCATCGACCTGATCCGCAAGGCGGGCCGTGTCCCCGCCCAGCGGTCCACCACCTACGAGCACCTCGTCGTCCACGACGACCCCGCCAACGACCCCGTCGACGAGCGTGTGATGTCTCACATCTCCTCGACCGCCATCGAAGGCGGCACGGCCCACCCCGAGTTGAAGCTGCTCGCTTCCAACTAG
- a CDS encoding amidohydrolase family protein, with product MLTIHTAGLLVFGDPERPSLPDGAILVEGREIAAVGPYEELADARPTARVRRWPGLLAPGLLNPYGPELLERAYHPDPREADELGTEPLTGAALAALPMTDARWGASARRGVQRLLAHGTVAVAGNLRRPAVVDAVRRAGVSVEERFADPAGPPSLDPLAGRSLAETALMPLLPLAGLPATFTVFDAENEETLTTMGATCCVATVIGGRLLYRSR from the coding sequence TTGCTGACGATTCACACCGCCGGCCTGCTGGTGTTCGGTGATCCCGAGCGGCCTTCCCTGCCCGACGGCGCGATCCTGGTCGAGGGCAGGGAGATCGCGGCCGTCGGCCCGTACGAGGAGCTGGCGGACGCGCGTCCGACCGCCCGTGTCCGGCGCTGGCCCGGGCTCCTCGCCCCCGGGCTGCTGAACCCGTACGGTCCCGAACTCCTCGAACGGGCCTACCATCCGGACCCGCGCGAGGCCGACGAACTCGGCACCGAGCCGCTCACCGGCGCGGCCCTCGCGGCCCTGCCGATGACCGACGCCCGCTGGGGCGCGAGCGCGCGGCGGGGCGTACAGCGGCTGCTGGCACACGGGACCGTGGCGGTCGCCGGGAATCTGCGGCGGCCCGCCGTGGTGGACGCCGTACGCCGGGCGGGGGTGAGCGTCGAGGAGCGGTTCGCGGACCCCGCGGGCCCGCCGAGCCTTGACCCGCTGGCCGGACGGAGCCTGGCCGAGACCGCCCTGATGCCCCTGCTCCCGCTCGCCGGCCTGCCCGCCACCTTCACGGTCTTCGACGCGGAGAACGAGGAGACACTGACGACCATGGGCGCGACCTGCTGCGTGGCAACGGTGATCGGGGGCAGATTGCTGTACCGGTCCAGGTGA
- a CDS encoding cold-shock protein — MATGTVKWFNAEKGFGFIAQEGGGPDVFVHYSAINASGFRSLEENQQVSFDVTQGPKGPQAENVTPV; from the coding sequence ATGGCTACCGGAACCGTGAAGTGGTTCAACGCCGAAAAGGGCTTTGGCTTCATCGCCCAGGAAGGCGGCGGCCCCGACGTCTTCGTCCACTACTCCGCGATCAACGCCTCGGGTTTCCGTTCTCTCGAGGAGAACCAGCAGGTCTCCTTCGACGTGACGCAGGGCCCGAAGGGTCCGCAGGCGGAGAACGTCACCCCCGTGTGA
- a CDS encoding bifunctional polysaccharide deacetylase/glycosyltransferase family 2 protein — translation MTTTTPSRGRRRAPTRMKRAAGKAAALQKPRVILALLLLLALTSVMLLDGYLRAEVGGDQRVRTGAGSSKVPDKVLDGGPILTFRGGQATTVSVPDKTIALTFDDGPNPTWTPKVLEILEEYDVPGTFFVVGSMVSRYPSIVKTMVEQGNEVGIHTFTHVDLSYQSDARVNREMEQTQLALAGAAGITTTLFRAPYSSETDAIDNYSWPVYQELGADGYTSVFVDTDSDDWKKPGVSKIIKWATPDDDEGASVLFHDAGGERSQTIKALPTYIKKMKAKGYTFTTISGVLEEQNGGGANASGENTAGRQASGSAAGAAAGQRANGQQPGGAPNGEGTGSGYGIGNGNAGSGGSAAVRNPLQAAHREATGVTLYEGKALIGAVALAEWTVPALSVGLMVVGVAVMGRFGMMLILARRHYRLRNKRRFSWGPTVTRPVSVIVPAYNEKECIANTLRSLAQSTHPIEIIVVDDGSTDGTSEIARDAAASLGMTNVRVIRQENAGKPAALNNGVRNASYDIVIMMDGDTVFEPDAVHQLVQPFADPKVGAVAGNAKVGNRNTVIGAWQHIEYVMGFNLDRRMYDLLRCMPTIPGAIGAFRRDAVLEVGGMSEDTLAEDTDITIAMHRAGWQVVYQEHAKAWTEAPGSLKQLWSQRYRWSYGTMQALWKHRKSLTDKGPSGRFGRVGMPLVVLFQIITPVFAPLIDVFTVYSMIFVDFQAALLAWLAVLAIQLGCAAYAFHLDKERYRYLLMMPLQQLAYRQMMYLVLIHSCITALTGGRLRWQKLKRTGEVGTPAGVSG, via the coding sequence ATGACCACGACGACACCCTCCCGCGGGCGCCGCCGCGCCCCCACCCGTATGAAGCGGGCGGCGGGCAAGGCCGCGGCGCTGCAGAAACCGCGCGTCATCCTCGCCCTGCTGCTCCTGCTCGCGCTGACCAGCGTGATGCTGCTCGACGGTTATCTGCGCGCCGAGGTCGGCGGCGACCAGCGCGTGCGCACCGGCGCCGGCTCCAGCAAGGTCCCGGACAAGGTCCTCGACGGCGGCCCGATCCTCACCTTCCGGGGCGGCCAGGCGACGACCGTGTCCGTCCCGGACAAGACGATCGCGCTCACCTTCGACGACGGCCCCAACCCGACCTGGACGCCGAAGGTCCTGGAGATCCTCGAGGAGTACGACGTACCCGGCACGTTCTTCGTGGTCGGCTCGATGGTCTCCCGCTACCCGAGCATCGTGAAGACGATGGTCGAGCAGGGCAACGAGGTGGGCATCCACACCTTCACCCACGTCGACCTCTCCTACCAGAGCGACGCCCGCGTCAACCGCGAGATGGAGCAGACCCAGCTCGCGCTCGCGGGCGCGGCCGGCATCACCACCACGCTCTTCCGCGCCCCCTACTCCTCCGAGACCGACGCCATCGACAACTACAGCTGGCCCGTCTACCAGGAGCTCGGCGCGGACGGCTACACCAGCGTCTTCGTCGACACCGACAGCGACGACTGGAAGAAGCCGGGCGTCTCGAAGATCATCAAGTGGGCCACGCCGGACGACGACGAGGGCGCCTCCGTGCTGTTCCACGACGCGGGCGGCGAGCGGTCGCAGACCATCAAGGCGCTGCCGACGTACATCAAGAAGATGAAGGCGAAGGGGTACACCTTCACCACCATCAGCGGTGTGCTGGAGGAGCAGAACGGCGGCGGCGCGAACGCGAGCGGCGAGAACACCGCGGGCCGGCAGGCGTCCGGCTCCGCTGCGGGGGCCGCGGCGGGGCAGCGAGCGAACGGTCAGCAGCCCGGTGGCGCGCCGAACGGCGAGGGCACCGGGAGCGGGTACGGCATCGGGAACGGCAACGCCGGGAGCGGCGGTTCGGCGGCGGTCCGCAACCCCCTCCAGGCCGCCCACCGCGAGGCCACCGGGGTCACCCTCTACGAGGGCAAGGCCCTGATCGGGGCGGTCGCCCTGGCCGAGTGGACGGTCCCGGCGCTGTCGGTGGGGCTGATGGTCGTGGGCGTGGCCGTCATGGGCCGGTTCGGGATGATGCTCATCCTCGCCCGCCGTCACTACCGGCTGCGCAACAAACGCCGCTTCAGCTGGGGGCCGACGGTCACCCGGCCGGTGAGTGTGATCGTCCCGGCGTACAACGAGAAGGAGTGCATCGCCAACACCCTGCGGTCGCTGGCGCAGAGCACCCACCCGATCGAGATCATCGTGGTCGACGACGGTTCGACGGACGGCACGTCGGAGATCGCGCGTGACGCGGCCGCCTCACTCGGCATGACCAACGTCCGGGTCATCCGGCAGGAGAACGCCGGCAAGCCCGCCGCCCTCAACAACGGTGTGCGCAACGCCAGTTACGACATCGTCATCATGATGGACGGCGACACCGTCTTCGAGCCGGACGCCGTGCACCAGCTGGTGCAGCCGTTCGCGGACCCGAAGGTCGGCGCGGTCGCCGGCAACGCGAAGGTCGGCAACCGCAACACCGTCATCGGCGCCTGGCAGCACATCGAGTACGTGATGGGCTTCAACCTCGACCGCCGGATGTACGACCTGCTGCGCTGCATGCCCACCATCCCCGGTGCGATCGGCGCGTTCCGCCGGGACGCCGTGCTGGAGGTCGGCGGCATGAGCGAGGACACCCTCGCCGAGGACACCGACATCACCATCGCCATGCACCGCGCGGGGTGGCAGGTCGTCTACCAGGAGCACGCCAAGGCCTGGACCGAGGCGCCCGGCTCGCTCAAGCAGCTCTGGTCCCAGCGCTACCGCTGGTCCTACGGCACCATGCAGGCCCTCTGGAAGCACCGCAAGTCCCTGACCGACAAGGGCCCCTCGGGCCGCTTCGGCCGGGTCGGCATGCCGCTGGTGGTCCTCTTCCAGATCATCACGCCTGTCTTCGCCCCGCTGATCGACGTCTTCACCGTCTACTCGATGATCTTCGTCGACTTCCAGGCGGCCCTGCTGGCCTGGCTCGCGGTCCTCGCCATCCAGCTCGGCTGCGCTGCGTACGCCTTCCACCTGGACAAGGAGCGGTACCGCTACCTGCTGATGATGCCGCTCCAGCAGCTCGCCTACCGCCAGATGATGTACCTCGTCCTCATCCACTCCTGCATCACCGCCCTCACCGGCGGCCGCCTCCGCTGGCAGAAACTGAAGCGGACCGGCGAGGTCGGCACCCCGGCAGGGGTGAGCGGATGA
- a CDS encoding A24 family peptidase — translation MTSLTAPPGTLTLVTVAAVWGVLAGALLPRPAYRFSVRPEQAADGWRGTCPAGHPLRGWLGRARCGTCATPAGPAHAEECGRRAILAPGTPPPTAGRLAPTPPTPSSPTPSTPSAPTSSTSSSLTPSTPSAPTSSTSSSLTPSTPSASTQPTSSSPTPSTPSYGPGALLLPTVTALLCAALAAATGVRPELAVWLLLAPVGVLLAVVDIRVQRLPDPLTLPLAAAALALLGAAAVLPEHAGRWTTALLGSLALAAGHLLLHLVNPGGLAFGDVKLALGTGAVLGWYGWPTLMLGTFAAFLLGALYGITLTLLGRATRHSTVPFGPFMLTGAFLGLLIGAYAA, via the coding sequence ATGACCTCGCTCACCGCACCCCCCGGCACCCTCACCCTGGTCACCGTCGCCGCGGTGTGGGGCGTCCTCGCGGGAGCCCTTCTGCCGCGCCCCGCCTACCGATTCTCGGTCCGGCCGGAGCAGGCGGCGGACGGCTGGCGCGGCACCTGCCCGGCGGGACACCCGCTGCGCGGCTGGCTCGGCCGGGCCCGCTGCGGCACCTGCGCCACCCCCGCCGGCCCGGCGCACGCGGAGGAGTGCGGCCGCCGCGCAATCCTCGCCCCCGGCACCCCACCCCCGACCGCCGGCCGGCTCGCACCGACGCCGCCCACTCCTTCGTCCCCGACGCCGTCCACTCCGTCGGCGCCGACGTCGTCCACTTCTTCGTCCCTGACGCCGTCCACTCCGTCGGCGCCGACGTCGTCCACTTCTTCGTCCCTGACGCCGTCCACCCCGTCGGCCTCGACGCAGCCCACTTCTTCGTCACCGACGCCGTCCACTCCGTCGTACGGTCCTGGCGCCCTGCTGCTCCCCACGGTCACCGCCCTCCTCTGCGCGGCGCTCGCCGCGGCCACCGGTGTCCGCCCGGAACTGGCCGTATGGCTGCTGCTGGCCCCGGTCGGCGTTCTGCTGGCCGTCGTGGACATACGGGTCCAGCGGCTGCCCGACCCCCTCACCCTGCCCCTCGCGGCCGCCGCCCTGGCCCTCCTCGGCGCGGCCGCCGTGCTGCCCGAGCACGCCGGACGCTGGACGACGGCCCTCCTGGGCTCGCTGGCCCTGGCCGCCGGCCATCTCCTCCTGCACCTCGTCAACCCCGGCGGTCTGGCCTTCGGCGATGTGAAACTGGCCCTGGGCACCGGTGCCGTCCTCGGCTGGTACGGCTGGCCCACCCTCATGCTGGGCACCTTCGCCGCCTTCCTCCTCGGCGCCCTCTACGGCATCACCCTCACCCTCCTCGGCCGCGCCACCCGCCACTCCACCGTCCCCTTCGGCCCCTTCATGCTCACGGGAGCCTTCCTGGGGCTGTTGATCGGCGCGTACGCGGCCTGA
- a CDS encoding serine/threonine-protein kinase: MQPLGADESTAVGPYRLLGRLGSGGMGRVYLGRSAGGRTVAVKIVHPHLALDEEFRARFRREVEAARRVGGAWTAPVLDADPEAAVPWVATAYAAGPSLAAAVAAHGPLPERTVRALGAGLAEALAAVHELGLVHRDVKPSNVLLTVDGPLLIDFGIARATDGTASLTSTGVSVGSPGYMAPEQILGQGVSGAADVFSFGAVLAYAATGEPPFPGDSSAALLYKVVHEEPALGALEPGPLREVVEGCLAKDPSARPAPAELARRLAPEGAARLVAGGWLPGALVEQVGRSAVQLLNLEATGAEVAASGPVGFSRVAVAAEQPVAAGEFGPPPVMDAVPVTPADTPVPRQGGDDGRPGKVSVTVSAAAAPGEGGRGRRLSCTVALSVAAALAAVTVGSVFVLDLLPGGGDANSDAGSGAHSAVPTAASSAVDGEATGALPARYVGTWEGEGTGLGGTLPMGTFRVTLRQAAVGGKLGELRQTDVLGGVCVDELTLKKVTAKEVVAGSVGAKSNHSGCNPTPHTIRFTPTGDDLTYTSDSSAEGNPTARLAKVG, translated from the coding sequence ATGCAGCCGCTCGGAGCCGACGAATCCACGGCCGTCGGGCCCTACCGGCTGCTCGGCCGGCTCGGCTCCGGCGGGATGGGCCGGGTCTATCTGGGCCGCAGCGCGGGGGGCCGTACGGTCGCCGTGAAGATCGTGCATCCGCACCTCGCCCTCGACGAGGAGTTCCGCGCCCGCTTCCGGCGCGAGGTGGAGGCCGCCCGGCGGGTCGGCGGCGCCTGGACCGCGCCGGTGCTCGACGCGGACCCGGAGGCGGCCGTGCCCTGGGTCGCCACGGCCTACGCGGCGGGCCCCTCGCTGGCCGCGGCCGTCGCCGCCCACGGCCCCCTGCCCGAGCGCACCGTACGGGCGCTGGGCGCGGGGCTCGCGGAGGCGCTGGCGGCCGTGCACGAACTGGGGCTGGTGCACCGGGACGTGAAGCCCTCCAACGTGCTGCTCACCGTGGACGGCCCGCTGCTCATCGACTTCGGCATCGCGCGCGCGACGGACGGCACGGCCTCGCTCACCTCGACCGGCGTCTCCGTCGGCTCCCCCGGATACATGGCCCCGGAGCAGATCCTCGGCCAGGGCGTCTCCGGCGCGGCCGACGTCTTCTCCTTCGGCGCGGTGCTGGCGTACGCGGCGACCGGTGAACCGCCCTTCCCCGGCGACTCGTCGGCCGCGCTGCTCTACAAGGTCGTCCATGAGGAGCCCGCGCTCGGGGCGTTGGAGCCGGGGCCGCTGCGGGAGGTCGTCGAGGGCTGTCTGGCCAAGGACCCGTCGGCCCGGCCGGCCCCCGCCGAACTGGCCCGGCGGCTCGCTCCGGAGGGCGCGGCACGGCTGGTGGCGGGCGGGTGGCTGCCGGGGGCGCTGGTGGAACAGGTCGGGCGGAGCGCCGTACAGCTGCTGAACCTGGAGGCGACGGGCGCGGAGGTCGCGGCTTCCGGGCCGGTGGGGTTCAGCCGGGTGGCGGTGGCGGCGGAGCAGCCGGTGGCCGCGGGGGAGTTCGGGCCGCCGCCGGTGATGGACGCGGTCCCGGTGACTCCGGCGGACACGCCCGTTCCGCGGCAGGGCGGCGACGACGGGCGCCCCGGGAAGGTGTCCGTCACCGTGTCGGCCGCGGCGGCGCCGGGGGAGGGCGGGCGCGGACGGCGGCTGAGCTGCACCGTCGCGCTGTCGGTCGCGGCCGCGCTGGCCGCGGTGACGGTCGGCTCGGTGTTCGTTCTCGACCTGCTGCCGGGTGGCGGCGACGCGAACTCGGACGCCGGGAGCGGCGCGCACTCGGCGGTGCCGACGGCCGCGTCGAGCGCCGTCGACGGCGAGGCGACCGGCGCCCTCCCGGCCCGCTACGTCGGCACCTGGGAGGGCGAGGGCACCGGGCTCGGCGGCACGCTCCCCATGGGCACCTTCCGGGTGACCCTGCGGCAGGCCGCCGTGGGCGGGAAACTGGGCGAACTGCGGCAGACCGATGTGCTGGGCGGGGTCTGCGTCGACGAGCTGACGCTGAAGAAGGTGACGGCGAAGGAGGTCGTCGCCGGCTCGGTGGGCGCGAAGTCGAACCACTCCGGCTGCAACCCCACCCCCCACACGATCCGCTTCACCCCGACCGGCGACGACCTCACCTACACGTCGGACAGCAGCGCGGAGGGCAACCCGACGGCCCGCCTGGCCAAGGTCGGGTAG